A genomic segment from Glycine max cultivar Williams 82 chromosome 1, Glycine_max_v4.0, whole genome shotgun sequence encodes:
- the LOC102660715 gene encoding uncharacterized protein, with amino-acid sequence MDPIKYIFKKSALIGRIARWQVLLSEFDIVYITQKAIKGSALADYLAQQPISDYQPMHPEFPDEDIMALFEEEVEEEDKDNWIVWFDGASNALGHEIGAVLVSPDKQYIPFTTRLCFDCTNNIAEYEACALGIQAAIDFRVKLLKVYGDSALVIHQLKGEWETKDHKLVPYQAYIRKLMELFEDISFHHIPREENQMVDALATISSLFKVSSHRDFSYIAFRCRVEPAHYCLIEEEEDGKPWYFNIKRYIEDKEYLPGAFDNDKRMLRRLAASFLLSGNILYKRNHDMVLLQCVDEREA; translated from the coding sequence atggatcccatcAAGTACATCTTCAAAAAGTCTGCTCTCATTGGAAGGATAGCTCGATGGCAAGTTCTGTTGTCAGAATTCGATATTGTCTACATCACTCAGAAGGCGATAAAGGGGagtgccttggcagattatctAGCTCAACAACCCATAAGCGATTATCAGCCTATGCATCCAGAATTTCCTGATGAGGATATTATGGCCTTGTTTGAAGAGGAGGTTGAAGAAGAGGACAAGGATAACTGGATTGTGTGGTTTGACGGTGCGTCTAATGCACTAGGCCACGAGATTGGGGCAGTATTAGTTTCCCCGGACAAGCAATATATACCTTTCACGACTAGGTTGTGTTTCGACTGCACAAACAATATAGCGGAGTATGAGGCATGTGCTCTTGGGATCCAAGCAGCGATCGACTTTAGGGTCAAGTTACTCAAGGTATACGGGGACTCGGCATTAGTAATTCATCAGTTGAAAGGTGAATGGGAGACCAAAGACCACAAATTGGTGCCTTACCAGGCTTACATCAGGAAATTGATGGAACTCTTTGAAGACATATCATTTCATCACATTCCTAGAGAGGAAAATCAGATGGTCGATGCCCTTGCCACTATATCGTCCTTGTTCAAAGTGAGCTCACACAGAGATTTTTCGTACATCGCATTCAGATGTCGTGTCGAGCCTGCACACTATTGCTTGATAGAAGAAGAGGAggatggtaagccttggtacTTCAATATCAAACGATACATTGAAGACAAAGAATACTTGCCTGGGGCCTTTGACAATGACAAGAGGATGTTAcgaaggttggcagccagtttcctCCTGAGTGGAAACATCTTGTacaaaagaaaccatgacatggtgtTGCTTCAATGTGTGGATGAAAGAGAGGCCTAA